The Buttiauxella selenatireducens genome has a window encoding:
- a CDS encoding DUF805 domain-containing protein, translated as MDWYFKVLRNYVGFSGRARRKEYWMFILVNLVLTGVLSILDKMLGLRIAGDEGALTTIYGVLIILPYWAVQFRRLHDTDRSAWWLLLLLIPVVGWLIILVFNCQNGTPGENKFGRDPKEMDARLVSE; from the coding sequence ATGGATTGGTATTTCAAAGTATTAAGAAATTACGTTGGCTTTAGTGGGCGTGCACGCCGCAAAGAATACTGGATGTTCATCCTTGTGAACCTTGTTCTGACAGGGGTATTAAGCATTCTGGATAAGATGCTAGGTCTACGCATCGCGGGGGATGAAGGTGCGCTCACCACCATTTACGGTGTGCTCATCATCTTGCCCTACTGGGCTGTGCAGTTCCGGCGCTTGCACGATACCGATCGTTCAGCCTGGTGGCTTTTACTGCTGTTAATTCCCGTAGTCGGTTGGCTGATTATTCTGGTGTTTAACTGCCAGAACGGCACACCGGGCGAAAACAAGTTTGGGCGTGATCCAAAAGAAATGGATGCACGACTGGTCAGCGAGTAA
- the exuR gene encoding transcriptional regulator ExuR: MDIMEPRRLYQQLAAELKQRIENGVYLVGEKLPAERFIAEEKNVSRTVVREAIIMLEVEGYVEVRKGSGIHVIANQAKYTTLPDEQFEFANFGPFELLQARQLIESNIAEFAATQVTKQDIVKLMEIQEMARNEHNFQDSEWDLHFHTQVALASQNSALAAIVEKMWSQRIHNPYWKKLHEHIDKRTADNWCDDHDQILKALIRKDPHAAKLAMWQHLENTKQMLFDATSDDFEFNADRYLFADNPVIHLDTATNGQK; the protein is encoded by the coding sequence ATGGATATTATGGAACCACGTCGTCTTTATCAGCAATTGGCTGCTGAGCTTAAACAACGCATCGAAAACGGTGTGTATTTGGTTGGTGAAAAACTCCCGGCCGAGCGCTTTATTGCTGAAGAAAAGAACGTGAGCCGCACTGTGGTTCGTGAAGCCATTATCATGCTAGAAGTCGAAGGATACGTCGAAGTACGCAAAGGCTCCGGCATCCATGTCATTGCCAATCAGGCGAAATACACCACGCTTCCAGATGAACAGTTTGAATTCGCAAATTTTGGTCCGTTTGAACTGCTGCAAGCTCGCCAACTGATTGAGAGCAATATCGCTGAATTTGCGGCGACTCAAGTCACCAAGCAAGATATCGTCAAACTCATGGAAATTCAGGAAATGGCGCGTAATGAGCACAATTTCCAGGATTCAGAATGGGACCTTCATTTCCACACTCAGGTTGCTCTCGCTTCGCAAAATAGCGCCCTCGCCGCCATCGTGGAAAAAATGTGGAGCCAACGTATCCACAACCCATACTGGAAGAAACTGCATGAGCATATTGATAAACGCACCGCTGACAACTGGTGTGACGATCACGACCAGATCCTTAAAGCGTTGATTCGTAAAGACCCGCATGCCGCTAAACTGGCGATGTGGCAACACCTTGAAAACACAAAGCAAATGTTATTTGATGCGACCAGCGATGATTTCGAATTTAATGCTGATCGTTATTTGTTTGCTGATAATCCGGTGATTCATCTCGATACCGCAACAAACGGGCAAAAATAG
- a CDS encoding glutathione S-transferase family protein translates to MGQLIDGVWHDVWYDTKSTGGSFKRSESAFRNWLTADGEPGPNGKGGFAAEKDRYHLYVSLACPWAHRTLIMRALKGLESFITVSVVNPLMLQDGWTFDDDFPNATGDGLYQHEYLYQLYLQADPNYTGRVTVPVLWDKKTQTIVSNESAEIIRMLNTAFDAKGARAGDYYPPPLRNKIDELNTWIYDTINNGVYKAGFATSQEAYDEAVTKVFESLARVEQILGQHRYLTGDQFTEADIRLWTTLVRFDPVYVTHFKCDKHRISDYLNVYGFLRDIYQMPGIAETVDFAHIRNHYYRSHKTINPTGIISIGPAQDLNEPHGRDERFNKG, encoded by the coding sequence ATGGGACAGCTCATTGATGGCGTCTGGCACGATGTCTGGTACGACACCAAATCAACCGGTGGCAGCTTCAAACGTTCTGAATCAGCGTTTCGCAACTGGTTGACTGCCGATGGTGAACCCGGCCCGAACGGTAAAGGTGGCTTCGCCGCGGAGAAAGATCGTTACCATCTCTATGTTTCCCTCGCCTGTCCGTGGGCGCATCGCACCTTAATCATGCGAGCCTTAAAAGGCCTCGAGTCTTTTATCACGGTTTCGGTGGTAAACCCGCTGATGTTGCAGGATGGCTGGACGTTCGATGACGATTTCCCGAACGCGACCGGCGATGGCTTATACCAACACGAATATCTCTATCAACTCTATTTGCAAGCCGACCCAAACTACACTGGCCGCGTCACCGTTCCGGTTTTATGGGATAAGAAAACCCAGACTATCGTCAGTAACGAATCTGCTGAAATCATTCGTATGCTCAATACCGCGTTCGATGCCAAAGGGGCTCGCGCTGGAGATTATTATCCTCCGCCGTTACGCAACAAGATTGATGAGCTGAATACCTGGATTTACGACACGATTAATAACGGCGTGTATAAGGCCGGTTTCGCCACCTCGCAAGAAGCTTATGATGAAGCGGTGACGAAAGTGTTTGAATCGCTGGCTCGCGTTGAGCAAATCCTGGGTCAGCACCGCTATTTAACCGGCGACCAATTTACTGAAGCCGATATTCGCCTGTGGACAACCCTGGTTCGTTTCGACCCGGTCTATGTCACTCACTTTAAATGCGATAAACACCGCATTAGCGATTACCTGAATGTGTACGGATTCTTGCGGGATATCTACCAAATGCCGGGCATTGCAGAAACCGTCGATTTCGCCCATATACGCAATCACTATTACCGTAGCCATAAAACCATTAATCCGACGGGTATTATCTCCATTGGACCTGCGCAAGATTTAAATGAGCCACACGGTCGCGATGAGCGGTTTAATAAAGGTTGA
- a CDS encoding DoxX family protein — MKKLDDAGVLLARVLMPILFIVAGWGKINGYAGTQQYMEAMGVPGFLLPLTILLEFGGGLAILFGFFTRTTAIITAVFTILTAFLFHGNFAEGMNSTMFMKNFTIAGGYLLLAIFGPGAYSIDRLLKKNW, encoded by the coding sequence ATGAAAAAATTAGATGATGCAGGTGTACTGTTAGCTCGTGTCCTGATGCCGATTCTGTTCATCGTTGCGGGCTGGGGCAAAATTAATGGTTACGCTGGCACTCAACAATATATGGAAGCGATGGGCGTCCCAGGTTTCTTGTTGCCACTGACTATTCTGCTTGAGTTTGGCGGCGGTCTGGCAATTCTGTTCGGCTTTTTCACTCGTACCACAGCGATTATTACTGCGGTGTTTACCATTCTGACTGCGTTCCTGTTCCACGGTAACTTTGCTGAAGGCATGAACTCCACCATGTTTATGAAGAACTTCACCATCGCCGGTGGTTACCTGTTACTGGCAATCTTCGGGCCGGGCGCATACAGCATCGACCGTCTGCTGAAGAAAAACTGGTAA
- the uxaC gene encoding glucuronate isomerase — protein sequence MAQFMTEDFLLDTEFARRLYHEFAADQPIFDYHCHLPPQQVAEDYRFKNLYDIWLKGEHYKWRGMRANGVEERLCTGDATDREKFDAWAATVPHTIGNPLYHWTHLELRRPFGITGKLLSPTTADEIWNECNELLTQDNFSARGIMKQMNVKMVGTTDDPIDDLRFHRQIALDAFETKVLPSWRPDKAFNIEQETFAEYMGKLAEVSDTDIRRFSDLQAALSKRLDHFAEHGCKVSDHALDVVLFAEADEPTLDGILARRLSGVAPTEHEVAQFKTAVLVWLAAEYTRRGWVQQYHIGALRNNNLRQFKLLGPDVGFDSINDRPMAEELSRLLSKQNENNELPKTILYCLNPRDNEVLGTMIGNFQGEGMPGKMQFGSGWWFNDQKDGMERQMTQLAQLGLLSRFVGMLTDSRSFLSYTRHEYFRRILCQMIGRWVEAGEAPADIQLLGKMVENICFNNARDYFGIELN from the coding sequence ATGGCCCAGTTTATGACTGAAGATTTTTTGCTGGATACCGAATTTGCTCGCCGTTTGTATCATGAGTTTGCAGCCGATCAGCCAATTTTTGACTATCACTGCCACTTACCCCCACAGCAAGTTGCCGAAGATTACCGCTTTAAAAACCTGTATGACATCTGGTTAAAAGGTGAACACTATAAGTGGCGCGGTATGCGTGCAAACGGTGTGGAAGAGCGTCTTTGTACGGGTGACGCGACTGACCGCGAGAAATTCGATGCCTGGGCTGCAACGGTTCCTCACACTATCGGTAACCCTCTTTACCACTGGACTCATCTCGAACTGCGTCGTCCGTTCGGCATCACCGGCAAACTGCTGTCTCCAACCACCGCTGATGAAATCTGGAACGAATGTAACGAGTTGCTGACCCAGGATAACTTCTCTGCACGTGGCATCATGAAGCAGATGAATGTGAAAATGGTGGGTACGACTGATGATCCTATCGACGATCTGCGTTTCCATCGCCAAATCGCACTCGACGCTTTTGAAACCAAAGTGCTGCCGAGCTGGCGCCCGGATAAAGCGTTCAATATCGAACAAGAAACCTTTGCTGAATACATGGGCAAGCTGGCTGAAGTGTCTGATACCGACATCCGTCGTTTCAGTGACCTGCAAGCGGCGCTGAGCAAGCGTCTGGACCACTTCGCAGAACATGGCTGTAAAGTTTCTGACCACGCATTAGACGTGGTGCTGTTTGCCGAAGCAGACGAACCGACTCTTGATGGCATTCTGGCTCGTCGTCTTTCAGGTGTTGCCCCAACCGAGCACGAAGTTGCTCAGTTCAAAACGGCGGTTCTGGTGTGGCTGGCTGCGGAATACACCCGTCGTGGTTGGGTTCAGCAATATCACATTGGCGCGTTGCGCAATAACAACCTGCGTCAGTTCAAACTGCTGGGACCTGATGTGGGCTTTGACTCCATCAACGACCGTCCAATGGCTGAAGAACTTTCTCGCCTGCTCAGCAAGCAGAACGAAAACAACGAACTGCCAAAAACCATCCTTTACTGCCTGAACCCGCGCGATAACGAAGTGCTGGGCACCATGATTGGTAATTTCCAGGGCGAAGGGATGCCAGGAAAAATGCAGTTTGGTTCCGGTTGGTGGTTCAACGACCAGAAAGATGGCATGGAGCGTCAAATGACGCAGCTGGCGCAATTGGGTCTGTTAAGCCGCTTTGTGGGCATGCTGACTGATAGCCGTAGCTTCCTGTCATATACCCGCCATGAATATTTCCGCCGCATCCTGTGCCAGATGATTGGTCGTTGGGTTGAAGCGGGCGAAGCGCCAGCTGATATCCAGTTGCTGGGCAAAATGGTGGAAAACATCTGCTTTAACAATGCCCGAGACTACTTTGGCATTGAACTGAACTAA
- a CDS encoding YgjV family protein, with protein MTAYWVAQGVGVLAFVVGITTFINRDERRFKLQLAGYSAIIGIHFFLMGASPAGMSAELNALRTVISLRTRSLWVMGIFIALTLGLGLAKFNHAMELLPIAGTVASTWALFRCKGLTTRCVMWCSTACWVTHNFWLGSIGGTLIEGSFLVMNGLNIIRFWRMQRRGIDPFKVEKEVQQQE; from the coding sequence ATGACCGCGTATTGGGTTGCCCAGGGCGTCGGCGTTCTCGCCTTTGTGGTTGGCATTACCACGTTCATTAATCGTGATGAACGGCGTTTCAAGCTACAACTGGCGGGTTACAGCGCCATTATCGGCATTCACTTCTTTTTGATGGGGGCAAGCCCAGCGGGCATGAGTGCGGAGCTCAACGCTCTGCGAACCGTTATCTCTCTGCGCACGCGAAGCCTGTGGGTGATGGGGATTTTCATCGCGCTGACGTTGGGATTGGGCTTGGCTAAATTTAACCATGCGATGGAATTACTGCCGATTGCCGGGACGGTTGCCAGTACCTGGGCGTTATTCCGCTGCAAAGGGTTAACGACGCGCTGCGTGATGTGGTGCTCCACTGCTTGTTGGGTAACGCATAACTTCTGGTTGGGCTCGATTGGCGGCACGTTAATCGAAGGGAGTTTTTTGGTGATGAATGGCTTGAACATCATTCGTTTCTGGCGAATGCAAAGGCGGGGAATTGATCCGTTTAAAGTCGAAAAAGAAGTGCAACAGCAGGAGTAA
- a CDS encoding MFS transporter gives MRKIKGLRWYMIALVTMGTILGYLTRNTIAAAAPTLMQELHISTQQYSYIIAAYSAAYTIMQPVAGYALDVLGTKVGYAFFAVAWAIFCGATALAGSWGGLAIARGAVGAAEAAMIPAGLKASSEWFPAKERSIAVGYFNVGSSIGGMIAPPLVVWAIVMHSWQMAFIISGVLSFAWAMAWLVFYKHPRDQKKLSDEEREYIIGGQEAQHQTNNSKKMSAWKIVQNRQFWGIALPRFLAEPAWGTFNAWIPLFMFKVYGFDLKHIAMFAWMPMLFADLGCIVGGYLPPLFQRVFGVNLIVSRKLVVTMGAILMIAPGTIGLFTSPYVAIALLCVGGFAHQSLSGALITLSSDVFGRNEVATANGLTGMAAWTASTMFALVVGALADTIGFSPLFAALAVFDILGAIVIWTVLQNKPISELEDPQKPKQALA, from the coding sequence ATGCGAAAGATTAAAGGCTTGCGCTGGTACATGATTGCCCTGGTTACCATGGGCACCATACTGGGTTATCTGACACGTAATACCATTGCAGCAGCTGCGCCAACCCTGATGCAAGAGCTGCATATTTCCACTCAGCAATATTCCTACATTATCGCAGCCTATTCGGCTGCCTATACCATTATGCAGCCTGTTGCTGGTTACGCGCTGGATGTACTGGGTACTAAAGTTGGCTACGCCTTCTTCGCTGTCGCATGGGCAATTTTCTGTGGTGCAACTGCACTCGCGGGAAGCTGGGGTGGCCTGGCCATCGCGCGTGGTGCCGTTGGTGCTGCTGAAGCCGCTATGATTCCTGCAGGTCTGAAAGCCAGTAGCGAATGGTTCCCGGCTAAAGAGCGTTCAATCGCAGTGGGTTACTTCAACGTGGGTTCTTCTATCGGCGGCATGATTGCTCCACCATTAGTCGTGTGGGCGATTGTGATGCACAGCTGGCAGATGGCATTCATCATCTCTGGCGTGCTGAGCTTTGCATGGGCAATGGCATGGTTGGTGTTCTACAAACACCCACGTGACCAGAAAAAACTGTCCGATGAAGAACGTGAGTACATCATTGGCGGTCAGGAAGCTCAACACCAGACCAACAACAGCAAAAAAATGAGCGCCTGGAAAATCGTGCAGAACCGCCAGTTCTGGGGGATTGCTCTGCCACGTTTCCTGGCTGAACCTGCATGGGGTACTTTCAACGCGTGGATCCCATTGTTCATGTTTAAAGTGTACGGCTTTGACCTGAAACACATTGCGATGTTTGCCTGGATGCCAATGCTGTTTGCTGACCTTGGCTGTATCGTCGGCGGCTACCTGCCACCGCTGTTCCAACGCGTATTCGGCGTAAACCTGATTGTTTCTCGCAAACTGGTGGTGACCATGGGTGCAATTCTGATGATTGCTCCAGGTACCATCGGTCTGTTCACCAGTCCGTACGTTGCAATCGCTCTGCTGTGTGTTGGTGGCTTTGCGCACCAATCACTGTCTGGCGCACTGATTACACTGTCTTCTGACGTGTTTGGTCGTAACGAAGTGGCAACAGCGAATGGCCTGACCGGTATGGCGGCCTGGACTGCAAGCACCATGTTTGCTCTGGTGGTGGGTGCGTTGGCAGATACCATTGGCTTCAGCCCACTGTTTGCTGCTCTGGCGGTGTTCGATATCCTCGGCGCTATCGTTATCTGGACCGTACTGCAAAACAAACCCATCAGTGAGTTGGAAGACCCGCAAAAACCGAAGCAAGCGCTAGCTTAA
- a CDS encoding YqjK-like family protein, translating into MMSKRELDKRKALLLSQIQQQRLDLSAGRRNWLEATDAYDRGWNTLLSLRSYALIASSVMAIWTVRHPSFLMRWARRGFGAWSAWRLIRNTIQQQYH; encoded by the coding sequence ATCATGAGCAAACGTGAACTTGATAAGCGCAAAGCACTTCTACTCAGCCAGATTCAGCAACAACGGCTGGATTTAAGCGCGGGAAGGCGTAACTGGCTTGAGGCGACCGATGCTTATGACCGTGGCTGGAACACGTTATTAAGCTTGCGTAGTTATGCTTTAATCGCCAGCAGCGTTATGGCTATCTGGACAGTGCGCCACCCAAGTTTTCTGATGCGTTGGGCCAGACGCGGCTTTGGTGCCTGGAGCGCATGGCGCTTGATCCGCAACACAATTCAGCAGCAATACCACTAA
- the mzrA gene encoding EnvZ/OmpR regulon moderator MzrA, which translates to MKTHFFRGLRATTLIGVVAIAAILIWSGMQRTESTLEIRSSQQGISMPDGFFVWHHLDANGIRFKSITPENNSLLIKFDSTAQSEAAKVVLYRTLPQGYVIAQQEEEDNASSWLTRVLNENIRIG; encoded by the coding sequence ATGAAAACACACTTTTTTCGTGGCCTGCGGGCCACGACGCTGATCGGTGTTGTTGCTATCGCCGCCATATTGATATGGTCTGGAATGCAACGCACTGAATCAACTCTGGAAATCCGCTCCAGCCAACAAGGTATCAGCATGCCTGATGGCTTTTTTGTCTGGCATCATCTTGATGCCAACGGGATCCGCTTCAAAAGCATTACCCCTGAAAACAACTCTTTATTGATCAAGTTTGATTCAACTGCGCAAAGTGAAGCCGCAAAAGTCGTATTGTACAGAACACTGCCACAGGGTTACGTCATCGCCCAACAAGAAGAAGAAGACAACGCCAGTAGCTGGCTGACGCGCGTGCTCAACGAAAATATTCGCATCGGTTAA
- a CDS encoding UxaA family hydrolase has translation MQYIKIHTQDNVAVALVDLAEGDVVTVEGTEITLRQPVLRGHKFALGTLAQGENVVKYGLPIGHALATIEAGEHIHSHNARTNLSDLDEYRYQPDFQALGSQAADREVSVYRRDNGTVGVRNELWILPTVGCVNGIARQIQNRFLKQNNDAEDIDGVFLFSHPFGCSQLGEDHINTRTMLQNMVHHPNAGAVLVIGLGCENNQVSAFRETLGEYDASRVHFMVCQQQDDEVEAGLEQLQELYEVMRHDKREPGKISELKFGLECGGSDGLSGITANPMLGRFSDYMVANGGTTVLTEVPEMFGAERILMSHCRDEATFEKTVTMVNDFKQYFIEHNQPIYENPSPGNKAGGITTLEEKSLGCTQKAGESEVVDVLRYGERLKTPGLNLLSAPGNDAVATSALAGAGCHMVLFSTGRGTPYGGFVPTVKIATNSELATKKPHWIDFDAGKLLHGSDMNTLLTEFIDTIVEIANGKKTCNERNDFRELAIFKSGVTL, from the coding sequence ATGCAATACATCAAGATCCATACGCAAGATAACGTCGCTGTTGCGTTAGTGGACCTGGCTGAAGGTGACGTCGTTACCGTTGAAGGCACAGAAATTACCCTGCGCCAGCCAGTGCTGCGCGGCCACAAATTTGCGCTCGGCACCCTTGCGCAGGGCGAGAATGTGGTGAAGTACGGTTTGCCGATTGGCCACGCGTTGGCCACTATTGAGGCCGGTGAGCACATTCACTCACACAACGCGCGTACGAATCTGAGCGATTTGGATGAGTATCGCTATCAACCTGATTTCCAGGCTCTGGGAAGCCAGGCCGCAGACCGCGAAGTGAGCGTTTATCGTCGCGACAACGGAACTGTGGGTGTACGTAATGAGTTGTGGATCCTGCCAACCGTGGGCTGTGTAAATGGCATCGCGCGTCAGATCCAGAACCGTTTTCTGAAGCAGAATAATGACGCCGAAGATATCGATGGTGTCTTCTTGTTCAGCCACCCGTTCGGTTGTTCGCAGTTGGGTGAAGATCACATCAACACCCGCACTATGCTGCAAAACATGGTGCATCATCCAAATGCGGGTGCAGTGCTGGTGATTGGCCTGGGTTGTGAAAACAACCAGGTGAGTGCCTTCCGCGAAACGCTGGGTGAATACGATGCTTCTCGCGTTCACTTCATGGTTTGCCAGCAGCAAGATGACGAAGTGGAAGCCGGGCTTGAGCAGTTGCAAGAGCTGTATGAAGTGATGCGCCATGACAAGCGTGAACCTGGCAAAATCAGCGAGCTCAAATTCGGCCTTGAGTGCGGTGGTTCAGACGGTTTGTCCGGTATTACGGCCAACCCAATGCTGGGGCGTTTCTCAGACTATATGGTGGCGAACGGCGGTACGACTGTGCTGACGGAAGTCCCGGAAATGTTTGGTGCAGAACGCATTCTGATGAGTCATTGCCGCGACGAAGCCACGTTTGAAAAAACCGTCACCATGGTGAACGACTTCAAACAATACTTCATCGAACACAACCAGCCTATTTATGAGAACCCATCACCAGGGAACAAAGCTGGCGGTATCACCACGCTCGAAGAAAAATCTCTCGGCTGCACGCAAAAAGCCGGTGAGAGCGAGGTTGTTGATGTCCTGCGCTATGGCGAGCGTCTGAAAACGCCAGGCCTGAATCTGTTAAGCGCACCAGGTAACGATGCCGTTGCCACCAGTGCCCTTGCCGGAGCAGGTTGCCACATGGTGCTGTTCAGCACCGGGCGTGGAACGCCATACGGCGGTTTTGTGCCAACTGTTAAAATCGCGACCAACAGTGAACTGGCGACCAAAAAGCCGCACTGGATTGATTTTGACGCGGGAAAACTGCTGCACGGTAGCGACATGAACACCTTGCTAACCGAGTTTATCGACACCATTGTGGAGATCGCGAACGGTAAAAAAACGTGTAACGAACGCAATGATTTCCGCGAGTTGGCGATCTTTAAAAGCGGCGTCACGTTGTAA
- the yqjA gene encoding DedA family general envelope maintenance protein YqjA: MELFTQLLNALWNQDFETLANPGMIGMLYFVLFMILFLENGLLPAAFLPGDSLLVLVGVLIAKGAMGFPETVILLTTAASLGCWLSYIQGRWLGNTRIVQNWLSHLPAHYHQRAHNLFHKHGLSALLIGRFIAFVRTLLPTIAGLSGLNNARFQFFNWMSGLLWVLILTTLGYLLGKTPVFLKYEDALMSCLMLLPVVLLVFGLIGSLIVLWRKKYGSRS; this comes from the coding sequence ATGGAACTTTTCACGCAATTATTGAACGCTCTATGGAACCAGGATTTTGAAACGCTCGCCAATCCAGGAATGATTGGCATGCTTTACTTCGTATTATTCATGATTTTATTCCTTGAAAATGGCCTGCTTCCAGCAGCTTTCTTGCCTGGTGACAGTTTGTTGGTTTTGGTCGGTGTCCTGATTGCCAAAGGGGCAATGGGTTTTCCAGAAACCGTCATCCTGTTAACCACCGCCGCAAGCCTCGGGTGTTGGCTCAGTTATATTCAAGGACGCTGGCTAGGAAACACGCGCATAGTGCAGAATTGGCTTTCCCACCTCCCTGCTCACTATCATCAACGCGCGCACAACTTATTCCATAAACATGGCTTGTCTGCGTTACTGATTGGCCGTTTTATTGCTTTTGTTCGTACCCTGCTACCCACTATTGCCGGTTTATCAGGTCTGAATAATGCACGCTTCCAGTTTTTCAACTGGATGAGTGGATTGTTATGGGTTCTGATTTTGACCACGTTGGGATATCTGCTCGGCAAAACGCCTGTATTCCTGAAATATGAAGATGCATTGATGTCCTGCCTGATGCTGTTACCCGTCGTGTTGCTGGTATTCGGCCTGATCGGTTCGTTGATTGTGCTTTGGCGTAAAAAATACGGTAGCCGCAGTTAA
- a CDS encoding DUF883 family protein — protein MSKDTTSEHLRAELKSLADTLEEVLSASTDKSKSELERLRGKAEKALKESRVRLGDTGDVIAKQTREAAAKADDYVRENPWTGVGIGAAIGVVLGVLLTRR, from the coding sequence ATGTCAAAAGATACTACATCAGAACACTTGCGCGCTGAGTTGAAATCCCTGGCAGATACCCTGGAAGAAGTGCTGAGTGCATCGACGGACAAGTCTAAGTCCGAACTCGAAAGACTGCGTGGCAAAGCGGAAAAAGCATTGAAAGAAAGCCGCGTACGTCTGGGTGATACCGGCGACGTGATTGCCAAACAAACACGTGAAGCGGCTGCCAAAGCTGACGATTATGTCCGTGAAAATCCATGGACCGGCGTGGGCATTGGTGCGGCGATTGGCGTCGTGCTCGGTGTTTTGCTGACTCGTCGTTAA
- a CDS encoding DUF1090 domain-containing protein, whose amino-acid sequence MNTRTVLAIALLSMTSLAQANSLCSEKEQDIQREIGYAEKHHNQSRVDGLNKALKEVRANCTDSSLRAAHQKKINEQKAEITERKADLKEARAKGDADKISKREQKLSEAEHELKTLQARDY is encoded by the coding sequence ATGAACACTCGTACCGTATTGGCTATCGCTTTGTTATCTATGACCTCTTTAGCGCAAGCAAACTCGCTATGTAGCGAAAAAGAGCAGGATATACAGCGTGAAATTGGCTATGCGGAGAAGCATCATAATCAAAGCCGTGTTGATGGGCTTAACAAAGCGTTGAAAGAAGTCCGCGCCAATTGTACCGACAGCAGTTTACGCGCGGCTCATCAGAAGAAAATCAACGAGCAAAAAGCTGAGATCACCGAACGCAAAGCAGACCTTAAAGAAGCGCGAGCAAAAGGCGACGCTGATAAAATTTCTAAGCGTGAACAGAAGCTCTCCGAAGCTGAGCATGAGCTCAAAACTTTACAGGCTCGTGATTACTAA
- a CDS encoding phage holin family protein, whose amino-acid sequence MPESHQTQGPGKSVLGIGQRLVTIIVGMVETRLRLAVVELEEEKAHLVQLLLMLGLTMLFAAFGLMSLVVLVFWAVEPQYRLNAMIATTVVLLALALIGGIWTLRKSRQSTLLRHTRRELENDRALLEDD is encoded by the coding sequence ATGCCTGAATCCCATCAAACACAAGGGCCGGGTAAAAGCGTCCTCGGTATAGGCCAACGCCTCGTCACTATCATTGTTGGGATGGTGGAAACGCGCTTACGCCTTGCGGTGGTTGAGCTTGAAGAGGAGAAAGCTCATCTTGTTCAGCTGCTGCTAATGCTCGGATTAACCATGCTGTTTGCAGCTTTCGGGTTAATGAGCCTGGTGGTGCTGGTTTTCTGGGCCGTCGAACCGCAGTACCGTCTGAATGCCATGATCGCAACGACTGTCGTTTTACTGGCACTGGCGTTGATCGGCGGCATCTGGACGCTGCGTAAATCTCGCCAGTCCACGCTGCTTCGTCATACACGACGCGAGCTGGAAAATGACCGTGCATTGCTGGAAGATGACTAA